Proteins found in one Arvicola amphibius chromosome 18, mArvAmp1.2, whole genome shotgun sequence genomic segment:
- the Ccdc150 gene encoding coiled-coil domain-containing protein 150 isoform X2, which yields MRMSQEIGDTRISLKTLLNAIKTMEGRLEGKIDILASRPLLSEESSSLLKCDSMKSILGKNEEELAQAVKCRDAALKESQKLRGDLEALEDRENKKVGNFQRQLAEAKEDNCKVTIMLENVLASHSKMQGALEKVQIELGRRDSEIAGLKKERSLNQQRVQKLETEVDQWQARMLIVEAQHSSEMEPLQKSLDVTREDNRKLAMSLEQALQTNGHLQSKLDHTQEKLESKELERQNLEAFKERMAEEAKVEAELHAERIEALRKQFQAERETAKKAAQRELAELKKALDEANFRSVEVSRTNRELRQKLTELEKVVASNKEKLKNQKAQIKLHLSAKAHNAQNIERMKQIETELRQMEVIKDQYQKKNYEQSLSIQRFVSEMNTLQKEMELLAKSQYETSARNKQQELKLVAERKLRQELENRCEELEETIRHLKKCKEATENKLKEASVESEQITANLEEAHRWFKCRFDGLQLELTKNRLQRLPREDKWPEESHDLRREVASSQSVLHRWETKQNLGIVPKKYHSDTERKKCP from the exons atGAAATCTATTCTTGGGAAAAATGAGGAAGAGCTGGCCCAGGCTGTGAAGTGTCGAGATGCTGCCCTGAAGGAGAGCCAGAAGCTGAGAGGGGACCTGGAGGCTCTGGAAGACAGGGAGAACAAGAAG GTGGGGAACTTTCAGCGGCAGTTAGCAGAGGCCAAAGAAGACAACTGCAAAGTGACAATCATGCTGGAAAACGTGCTGGCTTCTCACAGCAAGATGCAGGGAGCTCTGGAGAAGGTCCAGATCGAGCTCGGGCGGAGGGATTCGGAGATCGCCGGCCTCAAGAAGGAAAG GTCTCTTAATCAACAAAGAGTACAGAAGCTTGAAACCGAAGTGGACCAGTGGCAGGCCCGGATGCTGATTGTGGAGGCCCAGCACAGCAGCGAG aTGGAGCCGCTGCAGAAGTCTCTAGATGTAACTAGAGAGGACAACAGGAAACTGGCCATGAGCCTAGAGCAAGCTCTCCAGACAAACGGCCATCTGCAGTCTAAGCTAGATCACACCCAGGAAAAACTGGAAAGCAAAGAACTTGAGCGGCAGAATTTAGAAGCCTTCAA AGAGCGGATGGCAGAGGAGGCCAAAGTAGAAGCGGAGTTGCATGCGGAGCGCATTGAAGCCCTGAGAAAGCAGTTTCAAGCCGAGAGAGAGACTGCCAAGAAAGCCGCACAGAGGGAGCTGGCTGAG CTGAAGAAAGCTCTTGATGAAGCCAACTTCAGGTCAGTGGAAGTGTCCCGCACAAACCGAGAGCTACGACAGAAGCTTACAGAGCTGGAGAAAGTAGTGGCCAGTAACAAGGAGAAACTGAAGAATCAAAAGGCTCAAATAAAACTGCACTTGTCAGCCAAGGCACACAACGCACAGAACATAGAGAGGATGAAG CAAATAGAAACAGAATTGAGGCAAATGGAGGTAATTAAGGATCAATATCAGAAAAAGAACTACGAGCAG TCACTGAGTATCCAGAGATTTGTCTCCGAAATGAACACCCTGCAGAAAGAAATGGAGCTGTTGGCCAAAAGCCAGTATGAAACCTCAGCCCGGAATAAGCAGCAGGAGCTCAAACTAGTGGCCGAgcggaaactgaggcaggagctaGAAAATCGATGTGAG GAATTGGAGGAAACTATCAGACACCTGAAGAAATGTAAAGAAGCAACAGAGAATAAACTCAAAGAAGCCAGTGTGGAGTCGGAACAG ATAACAGCTAATCTGGAAGAAGCTCACCGCTGGTTTAAATGCAGGTTCGATGGCCTACAGCTTGAGCTGACCAAAAACAGGCTGCAGAGGCTTCCCCGGGAAGACAAGTGGCCAGAAGAG AGTCACGATCTGAGGCGTGAGGTTGCATCCAGCCAATCTGTTCTCCATCGATGGGAGACTAAACAAAACCTCGGGATCGTACCCAAGAAGTATCATTCtgacacagagaggaagaagtgtCCTTGA